The window ACCGCGCCGCCTACTCTGACCTGTCCGTCCGATGTCACGGTGGAGTGCGGCGATCCGATCGATCCGGCGGCCACCGGCTGGGCCACCGCCGTGGATGCCTGCGATCCGGAGCCGACCGTCGCCTACACCGAATCCCGCGCGCCCGGCGCCTGCCCGGGCGAGTTTTTCCTCTATCGCATCTGGACGGCGGCCGACGACTGCGGCAATTCCACGCTGTGCATCCAGTTGATCACCGTCGACGACTCGCAGGGGCCGGTTATCACCTGCCCGCCCGATGTCACAATCGGCTGCCATGACCCCGTCGATCCGCTGTCGACCGGCCAGGCGACGGCCGCGGACGTTTGCGATCCGCAGCCCGCGATCGACTATCGCGATGCGGTCACACCCGGCTCGTGCGCCTCGAATTACGTCATCAAGCGCACCTGGATCGCCACCGACCTCTGCGGCAACGTCTCTCAATGTGTCCAGACCATCACCGCGATCGACACCGCGCCGCCGGTCTTTGTCAGCGTGCCGCCGCCGATCACCGTGAACGGACTGGCGGGGCTGCCGCCCTGCACGCTCGATGGCGTCGAAGTCGAAGACGATTGCGGCGAAGTAACGCTGACCTGCACCCGCGCCGGGTTGGGCGGCGTCAGTTGCGGCACCATCCCGGTGCCGGTCCGCTACATCTTTACCGCGGTCGATGAATGCGGCAACCGCGCCACCTTCACGCGCATCGTCACCGTGATCATGGAGCCGTGCAACTTCTTCGCCTCCGCCGGCCCGCCGGACAAAGGCGAGATCATCGCCCCGGTCGGCTCGCGCATCACCGTGCCGGTGCGCATCGATGTGGTCGAGGAGGAATTGGAGGCCGTGCGGTTGGCCTTCGGCTACGACCCTGAGGCGCTCACGCTGCTGGATGTTGATCGCGGCGACGCGGTCAGTTTGTGGAAGTCCTTCACCTACGACATCACCGTGGGGGACCGTCCCGGCTCGCGCATGGTGGTGGTGCAGGCGGCCGCCAATCTGGATGGGCAGAGCAATCTGCCGACCAACGCTTTCTGGCCGCGCGGCGTCATCGCGAAGCTGCACTTTGCCGTCGCTCCCGACCGCGCCCGCGAAGGCCAGACCCTGCCGATCTGGTCGGCGCAGACCGACTGCGGCGCCAATTGCTTCCTCTCGCACGAGCGCGATGTCGCCTTCGTGCGCAAGGATGTCGGCGATGCCTGCGGCGCGCTGGCCATGCCGGTCTCGCCGGCGATCGTGATCACGCCGGCCACGGTCCGCCTCGCCGCGCCGGTGAGCGAGGCAGGGGACATCAACCGCAACGGCGCCGCCTATGAAGTCGGCGATGCGGTGCTGCTGATCGATTATCTCGCCGGCGGCGACGTCTTCTCCGCCGATCCGTTCATGCGCGGCCTGCAGATCGAGGCGTCGGATGTCAACGCCGACGGCGTGCCGGCCACCGTGGCCGACCTGGTCTACCTGATCCGGGTTATCTCCGGCGCGGCCATGCCGATTCCGGGCGCGAAACTCTCGCCCTTTGCGACCGAGGCCCGCATCGAAACCCAGGTCGCCGCCAACGAGGCGCGGGTTGTGCTCGATGCCCCCACCGACATCGGCGGCCTGCTGCTCACCTTCCGCCCGCAGGGGCTGGACTGCGGCGAGCCGATACTGTCGGCCGCAGCGGCGGGGATGAAAGTGCGCGCACGGACTACCGAAAGCGGTGAGCTGAAAATCCTCATCTATGGTTGGGACGCGAACGCCTTCGTTGCCTCCGGCCACCACCAGTTGCTCTCTCTGGCGACCAACGGATCCGGTTCTCTCGAACTGGTCGGCGTCGAAATTTCCGATGCCCAAGGCGCATTGCTCGCCGTGCGTCAGGCCCGCGCGATTGTGCCGGAAGGGTATGCGCTCCTGCAGAACTACCCGAACCCGTTCAACGCCGGCACGGTGATCCCGATCGCGCTGCCGCAGGCCGGGGAGTGGAGCATTACGATCTGCAACGTCGCCGGCCAGACCGTGCGCCGTCTGCAAGGCTTCGATGGCCCCGGCCCAGTGCAGGTGGCGTGGGATGGACGCGCCGCCGACGGCGCCGAACTGGCCAGCGGTGTGTACTTCTACCGTCTCGATGCCGGTGCCTGGACCGCGACACGTAAGATGATCCTGCTGAAGTAGCGCGTCAGATCCATCGAAACAAGAAACCCCGCTGGTCATCCGGCCCGCGGGGTTTCCTGTAATCGAAGTTTCGGAAGTCATCGATCGGTCGGGATCGTCGGCGCAGTCCTCCTGACCTACGACTGCCTCTCTCATCGACGGGCAAAGCGAAGATGCTTCGCTCCGCTGATCATGACAGAGGGAGGGGTGAAATGGATTGGGAGGGCAAGGCTTCTGCCGAGCCTGCTTTTTTTGGTCGCCACCAAGAGCAGGCTCGGCGGGAGCTTCGCCCTCCCGAGACTGAGCATTTGGTATGTCGGGAACCCCGCGCTTCCGATGTCATCGATCTGTCGGGATCGTCGGCGCAGTGCTCCTGACCTACGACTGCGAACGTTACAACGCGCGAAGGGAGCAGGGGGGAGGCACGGTCACTTCGTGTCAGACCGCAAACCCCTTTTCCTTCATCCACCGCTCGCTCAAGAACTTCGAAAGATAGCGCATGCCGCTGTCGGCGAAGAGCGTCACGATGTTGAGATCGCGCTGCGTTGGATTGGCGGCACACCACTTGCGCAACGCCGCCATCGCCGAACCGGCCGAGCCGCCGGCGATCAGCCCTTCCTCCATCACGATGCGCCGCGCCTCGGCGAACGCCTCGGCGTCGTCGCTTTGCAGCACCTCATCGACCACGGAAAAGTCCATCGCGCCACAGGGCGTGTCGGTGCCGATTCCCTCGACGTAATAACGGCCCGGCTCGCCTTCGCGGTTGTGGGTGAACAGTTCATGGAAGATCGATCCGACGGGATCGACCGCAAGCACACGCACGCCCGGCTTGACCTCCTTCAGGTAGCGCGCGATGCCGGAGAGCGTGCCGCCGGTGCCGATCCCGGCGATGAACACATCGACCTGCCCATCCATCTGCTGCCAGATTTCCGGGCCGGTGGTGCGGTAGTGCGCCTCGATGTTCAGCGGATTGTGGTACTGGTCGACCAGATAGGCGCCCCGCTCCCTGGCGATCCG is drawn from bacterium and contains these coding sequences:
- a CDS encoding cysteine synthase family protein — encoded protein: MTTTTTESIARERAAAFRSDVDRGILDLIGHTPLVRLGPTVRDLPHRVYAKLEYFNPTGSVKDRLALFVLDEAERRGWIKPGDLVIDNSSGNTAVSVAMVARQKGYRALFTVPDKTSAEKIDLIRALGAEVVICPTDVPHDHPDSYYSSARRIARERGAYLVDQYHNPLNIEAHYRTTGPEIWQQMDGQVDVFIAGIGTGGTLSGIARYLKEVKPGVRVLAVDPVGSIFHELFTHNREGEPGRYYVEGIGTDTPCGAMDFSVVDEVLQSDDAEAFAEARRIVMEEGLIAGGSAGSAMAALRKWCAANPTQRDLNIVTLFADSGMRYLSKFLSERWMKEKGFAV